A single Penaeus chinensis breed Huanghai No. 1 chromosome 7, ASM1920278v2, whole genome shotgun sequence DNA region contains:
- the LOC125027358 gene encoding spectrin alpha chain-like isoform X1, which produces MEGNIVVKEVRILETADDIQDRRDQVLSRYSQFRSDARLKREKLEDSRKFQYFKRDADELESWIHEKLQAASDESYKDPTNLQAKIQKHQAFEAEVAAHSNAIVVLDNTGSEMISQQHFASDVIRQKLDELHRLWELLLRRLADKGMRLQQALVLVQFQRQCDEVMYWINDKETFVTSEEFGIDLEHVEVLQRKFDEFQKDMAAQEYRVTEVNTLAEKLITEGHPEVDVINKRKKDLNEAWQRLRQFALTRQEKLFGAHEIQRFNRDADETIAWVAEKDVVLSSDDYGRDLASVQTLQRKHEGLERDLAALEDKVSTLGEEATRLCGIHTDHAEQIKAKLAEIEHSWSTLTAKAQERRRRLDDSYYLHRFLSDFRDLISWINDMRAIISADELAKDVAGAEALLERHQEHKGEIDAREDSFKSTHAAGEMLVEKDHHAATEVKEKLGTLTQEKAALLALWEERRILYEQCMDLQLFYRDTEQADTWMAKQEAFLENEDLGDSIDSVEALIKKHEDFEKSLAAQEEKIKALDEFATKLIEGQHYAADDVAQRRELLLERRTALLEMSARRRAMLEDSYRLQQFERDCDETKGWINEKLKFATDDSYLDPTNLNGKVQKHQNFDQELSANKSRIEEIISTGKELLESKHYASERIGSRMEEIVQLWTSLEEATRSKGSKLEEASQQQQFNRGVEDIELWLSEIEGQLMSEDYGKDLTGVQNLLKKHALLEADVSSHQDRIDGVRIAADQFVDRGHFDAENIKAKQLALQERYNALQKPMGLRKERLKDSLLVQQLFRDIDDEEAWIREKEPIAASTNRGRDLIGVQNLIKKHQAVLAEINNHEHRITAVTTSGEEMIGDGHFAGEEIKQRVNTLSQHWAQLKERANQRRQDLEDSLQAHQYFADANEAESWMKEKEPIAAGGDFGKDEDSAEALLKKHEALMSDLEAFSSTITALDEQAAACRQQEVPVMDITGKECVVALYDYTEKSPREVSMKKNDVLTLLNATNKDWWKVEVNDRQGFVPAAYVKKIDSGLTASQQNLADSNSIAARQNQIKAQYENLMAMARERQKKLSETVQAYVLVREAAELAQWIKDKEQHAQIEDVGEDLEQVEVLQKKFDDFKTDLQANEVRLAEMNEIAMQLMSLGQTEAALKIQTQIEELNTKWNSLQQMAQERQFQLGSAHEVQRFHRDVDETKDWIQEKDEALNNDDCGKDLRSVQALQRKHEGLERDLAALGDKIRQLDETANRLMQTHPDAADTIYGKQREINELWTQLTAKANARKEKLLDSYDLQRFLSDYRDLSSWIASMMGLVSSDELATDVTGAEALLERHQEHRTEIDARAGTFQAFELFGHQLLQSGHFASAEVQEKLDAMNEARQELERAWIARRMKLDQCLELQLFYRDCEQAENWMSSREAFLSSDEADAKSDNVEALIKKHEDFDKAINAQEEKIAALNIFADQLVAAEHYASKDIGDKRSQVLERWQHLKEALIEKRSKLGESQTLQQFSRDADEIENWIAEKLQVATEESFKDPANIQSKHQKHQAFEAELAANADRIQAVLAMGQNLIDKHQCAGSEEAVQQRLESISEQWDFLTQKSAEKSLKLKEANKQRTFIAAVKDLDFWLGEVESLLTNEDVGKDLASVQNLMKKHQLVEADIQAHEDRINDMNGQADSLVESGQFDTANIQEKRQSINERYERIKNLAAHRQSRLNEALTLHQFFRDIADEESWIKEKKLLVASEDYGRDLTGVQNLRKKHKRLEAELASHEPAIQSVQEAGEKLMGVSNVGVAEIESRLQQLSETWSQLKAMADQRGQKLDQSLIYQQFLAKVEEEEAWISEKTQLLSVPDYGDNMAAAQGLLKKHDAFETDFAVHRDRCNDVCEAGSKLVGEGNHHAESIKQRCQQLKDKLEALSGIAARRKSKLADSLAYLQFIWKADVVESWIADKESHVKSEEFGRDLSTVQTLLTKQETFDAGLAAFENEGIQNITALKDQLVSGNHEQSESIIKRHGDVIARWKKLLDDSLDRKKKLQVMQERFRQIEELYLFFAKKASAFNSWFENAEEDLTDPVRCNSIEEIRALREAHAQFQASLSSAQADFEALAALDQQIKSYNVGPNPYTWFTMEALEDTWRNLQKIIKERDMELAKEAQRQEENDKLRKEFAKHANAFHQLLTDTRFSLLGFSLIGYDERSSMMEGSGTLEQQLEATRQKAAEVRARRADLKKIEDLGQILEEHLILDNRYTEHSTVGLAQQWDQLDQLGMRMQHNLEQQIQARNQSGVSEDALKEFSMMFKHFDKEKTGRLNHAEFKSCLRALGYDLPMVEEGQSDPEFEAILDVVDPNRDGFVSLQEYMAFMISKETENVHSSEEIENAFRAIAAGDRPYVLREELYQNLTKEMADYCVGRMKPYVDPKSNLAVPGALDYIEFTRTLFSQ; this is translated from the exons ATGGAGGGAAACATCGTTGTGAAGGAAGTGCGGATCCTGGAGACTGCTGATGACATCCAGGATCGGCGAGATCAAGTGCTTTCTCGGTACTCTCAGTTCCGCTCAGATGCTCGCCTGAAGAGGGAAAAGCTTGAGGATTCTCGCAAGTTCCAG TACTTCAAACGTGATGCTGATGAACTGGAATCATGGATCCACGAGAAACTCCAGGCTGCTTCTGATGAGAGCTACAAGGATCCCACCAACCTTCAGGCTAAGATCCAGAAGCACCAGGCCTTTGAGGCCGAGGTGGCTGCCCACTCCAATGCCATTGTGGTCTTGGACAACACTGGCTCAGAGATGATCAGTCAACAGCACTTTGCCTCGGATGTCATTAGGCAGAAGCTTG ATGAGTTACACCGTCTGTGGGAGCTGCTCCTGAGGCGTCTAGCCGACAAGGGCATGAGGCTCCAACAGGCCCTGGTACTGGTGCAATTCCAGCGGCAGTGTGACGAAGTCATGTACTGGATCAATGATAAGGAGACGTTTGTAACATCGGAGGAATTTGGCATTGACTTGGAGCATGTAGAAGTTCTCCAGCGCAAGTTTGATGAGTTCCAGAAAGACATGGCTGCCCAGGAATACAGGGTCACTGAGGTTAACACCTTGGCAGAAAAACTGATTACTGAAGGCCACCCCGAAGTGGATGTCATCAACAAAAGGAAGAAGGACCTGAACGAGGCCTGGCAACGACTGCGTCAGTTTGCTCTCACCCGACAGGAGAAATTGTTTGGTGCCCATGAAATTCAGAGATTTAACAG GGATGCAGATGAAACCATTGCTTGGGTAGCTGAAAAGGATGTAGTTTTGTCCTCTGATGACTATGGCCGTGACCTAGCATCTGTCCAGACCCTCCAGCGCAAGCATGAAGGTTTAGAACGTGACCTTGCTGCTCTGGAGGACAAGGTGTCCACCTTAGGGGAAGAGGCCACTCGTCTCTGTGGCATCCATACTGACCACGCTGAGCAGATCAAGGCTAAACTAGCAGAGATTGAGCATTCTTGGTCTACTTTGACTGCTAAGGCCCAGGAACGACGCAGGCGTCTGGATGATTCCTACTATCTGCATAGGTTCCTGTCTGACTTCCGTGATCTCATCTCATGGATCAATGACATGAGGGCAATCATCTCTGCAGATGAGCTGGCCAAGGATGTTGCTGGAGCTGAAGCTCTTCTTGAACGCCACCAAGAGCACAAGGGTGAAATTGATGCCCGTGAAGACAGCTTCAAGAGCACTCATGCAGCAGGTGAGATGCTGGTGGAAAAGGACCATCATGCTGCTACTGAAGTCAAAGAGAAGCTGGGCACCTTAACACAAGAAAAGGCTGCTCTCCTTGCCTTGTGGGAGGAGCGACGCATCCTGTATGAGCAGTGCATGGACCTGCAACTCTTCTACAGGGACACTGAACAGGCTGACACCTGGATGGCCAAGCAAGAAGCTTTCCTGGAGAATGAGGACTTGGGAGATTCCATTGATTCTGTTGAAGCTCTGATCAAGAAGCATGAGGACTTTGAGAAGTCTCTTGCTGCTCAGGAGGAGAAGATTAAGGCTTTGGATGAATTTGCAACCAAGCTGATTGAAGGTCAGCATTATGCAGCTGATGATGTTGCGCAGAGGCGTGAACTGCTGCTTGAGCGGCGCACTGCTTTGCTAGAGATGTCTGCGCGTCGCCGAGCCATGCTAGAAGATTCTTACCGGCTGCAGCAGTTTGAGAGAGACTGTGATGAGACCAAGGGATGGATCAATGAGAAGCTTAAATTTGCTACAGATGACAGCTATTTGGATCCGACCAACTTGAATGGAAAAGTGCAGAAACACCAAAACTTTGACCAGGAACTGAGTGCCAACAAGTCTCGTATTGAGGAAATCATATCAACTGGCAAAGAACTCCTGGAAAGCAAGCACTATGCCAGTGAAAGGATTGGCAGTCGTATGGAGGAAATAGTTCAGCTCTGGACTTCACTTGAGGAAGCTACACGCAGCAAGGGCTCGAAGCTTGAGGAGGCTTCTCAACAGCAGCAATTCAACCGAGGAGTGGAGGATATTGAGCTCTGGCTTTCAGAGATTGAGGGCCAGCTTATGAGTGAAGATTATGGAAAAGACCTGACTGGAGTTCAAAATCTACTCAAGAAGCATGCCCTTCTGGAAGCAGATGTCAGCTCCCACCAAGACAGGATTGATGGGGTGCGCATTGCTGCAGATCAGTTTGTTGACCGTGGACATTTTGATGCTGAGAACATCAAGGCTAAGCAGCTGGCTCTGCAAGAGCGCTACAATGCTCTTCAGAAACCAATGGGTCTCCGCAAGGAACGACTCAAGGACTCTCTTCTTGTACAGCAACTCTTCAGGGACATTGATGATGAAGAGGCCTGGATCAGGGAAAAAGAACCCATTGCAGCTTCCACCAATCGAGGTCGGGATCTGATTGGAGTCCAAAATCTTATCAAGAAGCACCAAGCTGTATTGGCAGAAATTAACAACCATGAACACCGCATCACTGCTGTTACTACATCTGGGGAAGAGATGATTGGAGATGGACATTTTGCAGGTGAAGAGATCAAGCAGAGGGTGAATACTCTAAGCCAGCACTGGGCACAGTTGAAGGAGCGTGCCAACCAACGTCGTCAGGATCTTGAGGATTCTCTTCAGGCACACCAGTACTTTGCTGATGCTAATGAAGCTGAATCttggatgaaggagaaagaacccATTGCTGCAGGTGGGGACTTTGGCAAAGATGAAGACTCAGCTGAGGCTCTACTAAAGAAGCATGAGGCTCTCATGAGTGATCTGGAGGCTTTCAGCTCAACAATCACTGCCCTTGATGAACAGGCTGCAGCATGCCGCCAGCAGGAGGTCCCAGTTATGGACATCACTGGAAAGGAATGTGTTGTGGCTCTCTATGACTACACTGAGAAATCTCCAAGGGAAGTTTCCATGAAGAAGAATGATGTGCTCACTCTTCTCAATGCAACCAACAAGGATTGGTGGAAGGTGGAAGTTAATGACCGCCAAGGCTTTGTGCCAGCTGCATATGTCAAGAAGATTGACTCAGGCCTAACAGCCTCCCAGCAAAACCTGGCTGACAGCAATTCTATTGCTGCTCGCCAAAACCAGATCAAG GCACAATATGAGAATCTGATGGCCATGGCTCGTGAACGCCAAAAGAAGCTAAGTGAGACTGTGCAGGCCTATGTGTTGGTGCGTGAAGCTGCGGAGTTGGCTCAGTGGATCAAGGACAAGGAGCAGCATGCCCAGATCGAGGATGTTGGCGAAGACCTTGAGCAG GTTGAAGTACTGCAGAAGAAGTTTGATGACTTCAAAACTGACTTGCAAGCCAATGAGGTTCGCCTTGCTGAGATGAATGAGATTGCAATGCAGCTGATGAGTCTTGGCCAGACAGAAGCTGCTCTTAAGATCCAGACTCAGATTGAGGAGCTCAACACTAAATGGAATTCACTTCAGCAAATGGCACAG GAGCGTCAGTTCCAACTTGGATCAGCTCATGAAGTGCAGCGATTCCATCGTGATGTGGATGAAACCAAGGATTGGATCCAGGAGAAGGATGAAGCTTTGAACAATGATGACTGTGGCAAAGACTTGCGCTCTGTACAAGCTCTGCAGCGTAAACATGAAG GTCTGGAGCGTGATCTTGCTGCCCTTGGCGACAAAATCCGCCAGTTGGATGAGACTGCCAACCGACTCATGCAGACCCATCCTGATGCTGCTGACACCATCTATGGAAAGCAGAGGGAGATCAACGAGCTATGGACTCAGTTAACTGCAAAG GCCAATGCCCGCAAGGAGAAGCTCTTGGACTCTTATGACCTGCAACGCTTCCTCAGTGACTACCGTGATCTGAGCTCTTGGATTGCTTCCATGATGGGTCTTGTTAGCTCTGATGAGCTGGCTACAGACGTGACTGGTGCTGAAGCCCTTCTGGAGAGACATCAG GAACACCGCACGGAAATTGATGCCAGAGCTGGGACCTTCCAGGCTTTCGAGCTCTTTGGTCATCAGCTCCTGCAGTCGGGCCACTTTGCCTCTGCTGAAGTTCAGGAGAAGCTGGACGCCATGAACGAAGCTCGGCAGGAACTGGAAAG GGCTTGGATTGCACGGCGCATGAAGTTGGACCAATGCTTGGAATTGCAGCTGTTCTACCGTGACTGTGAACAGGCAGAAAACTGGATGTCATCTAGGGAAGCCTTCCTATCCTCTGATGAAGCTGATGCCAAGTCAGACAATGTTGAAGCTCTTATCAAGAAGCACGAGGACTTTGATAAGGCTATCAATGCACAGGAAGAGAAGATTGCTGCACTCAACATCTTTGCTGATCAGTTGGTTGCTGCTGAACATTATGCCAGCAAGGATATTGGTGACAAGAGAAGCCAGGTGTTGGAACGCTGGCAGCATCTCAAGGAAGCCTTGATTGAGAAACGCTCTAAGCTTGGCGAGTCACAGACTCTCCAACAGTTCTCTCGTGATGCTGATGAAATTGAAAACTGGATTGCTGAAAAGCTCCAGGTTGCTACGGAGGAGAGCTTCAAGGATCCTGCAAACATCCAATCAAAGCACCAGAAACATCAGGCATTTGAAGCTGAATTGGCTGCCAATGCTGACAGGATCCAAGCTGTTCTTGCTATGGGTCAGAACCTCATTGACAAACACCAGTGTGCAGGATCAGAAGAGGCTGTGCAGCAAAGGCTGGAATCCATCTCTGAGCAGTGGGACTTCTTGACTCAGAAGTCAGCTGAAAAGTCCCTGAAGCTCAAGGAAGCCAACAAGCAGCGCACATTCATTGCTGCTGTCAAGGACTTGGACTTCTGGCTTGGTGAGGTGGAATCTCTCCTTACCAATGAGGATGTTGGCAAAGACCTTGCTAGTGTCCAGAATCTGATGAAGAAACATCAGCTGGTTGAGGCTGACATCCAGGCTCATGAAGATCGCATTAATGACATGAATGGACAGGCTGATTCCCTTGTGGAAAGTGGTCAGTTTGACACTGCCAACATTCAGGAGAAGCGCCAGAGCATCAATGAACGATATGAGCGCATCAAGAACCTGGCTGCTCATCGTCAGTCACGCCTGAATGAGGCCCTCACCCTCCACCAATTCTTCCGTGACATTGCAGATGAAGAATCCTGGATTAAGGAAAAGAAACTGCTTGTGGCATCAGAGGACTATGGTCGTGACCTCACTGGTGTCCAGAACCTGCGCAAGAAACACAAGCGTCTCGAGGCTGAGCTAGCATCTCACGAACCTGCCATCCAATCAGTGCAGGAGGCTGGTGAGAAACTGATGGGTGTCTCAAATGTTGGTGTTGCTGAAATTGAATCCCGCCTGCAGCAGCTGTCTGAGACTTGGTCCCAGCTGAAGGCAATGGCTGACCAAAGAGGCCAGAAATTGGACCAGTCTCTCATTTACCAGCAGTTCTTGgctaaggtggaagaggaagaggcctgGATAAGTGAGAAGACCCAGCTACTCTCTGTCCCTGATTATGGTGATAACATGGCTGCTGCACAGGGACTCCTGAAGAAGCATGATGCTTTTGAAACTGATTTTGCTGTGCATCGTGACCGTTGCAATGATGTGTGTGAGGCTGGCTCAAAGCTGGTAGGAGAAGGCAATCACCATGCTGAATCTATCAAGCAGAGGTGCCAGCAGTTGAAGGACAAACTGGAGGCCCTCAGTGGCATTGCTGCACGCAGGAAGAGCAAGTTGGCGGATAGCCTGGCTTATTTGCAGTTCATCTGGAAGGCTGATGTTGTCGAGTCTTGGATTGCTGACAAGGAGAGCCATGTTAAGTCTGAGGAGTTTGGACGAGATCTTTCTACTGTCCAGACTCTCCTGACAAAACAGGAGACATTTGATGCTG GTTTGGCAGCCTTTGAAAATGAGGGCATCCAGAATATCACTGCCCTCAAGGATCAGCTGGTGTCTGGTAACCATGAGCAGTCTGAATCCATCATCAAACGCCATGGCGATGTGATTGCACGCTGGAAGAAGCTTCTTGATGACTCTCTCGACCGCAAGAAGAAACTGCAAGTCATGCAG GAGCGGTTCCGACAAATCGAGGAGCTGTACCTGTTCTTTGCCAAGAAGGCATCTGCTTTCAACTCTTGGTTTGAGAATGCTGAGGAAGATCTCACTGATCCTGTGCGTTGCAACAG CATTGAGGAGATTCGGGCACTGCGTGAAGCACATGCCCAGTTCCAGGCTTCTCTGTCTTCAGCCCAGGCAGACTTTGAGGCCCTGGCTGCTCTAGACCAGCAGATTAAGAGCTACAATGTGGGACCAAATCCTTACACTTGGTTCACCATGGAAGCCCTGGAAGACACCTGGCGTAACCTGCAGAAGATCATTAAG GAACGAGACATGGAACTTGCCAAGGAAGcacaaagacaggaagagaacGACAAACTACGAAAGGAGTTTGCCAAGCATGCCAATGCTTTCCACCAGCTGTTGACAGATACCAG GTTTAGTCTGCTGGGCTTCTCCCTTATCGGCTATGATGAGAG GTCATCGATGATGGAGGGCTCAGGCACACTGGAGCAGCAGCTTGAAGCCACACGGCAGAAAGCAGCTGAGGTACGAGCTAGGCGTGCAGACCTGAAGAAGATTGAGGACCTGGGACAGATTCTGGAAGAGCATCTTATTCTCGACAACCGATACACAGAACACAG CACGGTGGGCTTGGCGCAGCAGTGGGATCAGTTGGACCAGCTTGGAATGCGAATGCAGCACAACTTGGAACAACAGATCCAAGCTCGAAACCAGTCGGGTGTGTCAGAAGATGCCCTCAAGGAGTTCAGCATGATGTTCAAGCACTTCGACAAGGAGAAGACTGGTCGCCTGAACCACGCCGAGTTCAAATCCTGTCTACGTGCTTTAGGTTACGATCTACCCATGGTTGAAGAAGGGCAGAGTGATCCTGAGTTTGAGGCCATCCTGGATGTCGTGGATCCAAACAGGGATGGCTTTGTTTCTCTACAGGAGTACATGGCCTTCATGATCTCCAAAGAAACAGAGAATGTCCACAGCTCCGAGGAGATTGAAAACGCCTTCCGTGCCATTGCGGCAGGAGACCGCCCCTATGTGTTACGGGAAGAACTATACCAG aacCTCACCAAAGAAATGGCGGACTATTGCGTCGGTCGCATGAAACCATATGTCGACCCCAAAAGCAATCTGGCGGTTCCTGGAGCCCTGGACTACATCGAGTTCACACGCACTCTGTTCTCGCAGTAG